Sequence from the Aquimarina sp. Aq107 genome:
CCTGCTAACTCAGCAGAGTTTGTAATAGTACCACATCCGTTCACCGGTTGCGCAACCACTAAATATGAAGTTACCGGACTAAATTCTATATCCGAATTATCATTACTAAACTCTGAATTCCTAGCTGTATACATTTGTGCTAGAGGACCATTGTTGATAATAAATGCTGTACCCGTATTTGAATTAGAAGATATTTCATTATTCGAAAAATTGATAGGACTATCCTGTCTAGCCATATAATAGTTAGCCGACCAATATAATCCCGCATACACCAATCGACTACAGTCTTCTCTTGGTGCAGTTAAACCTGCCTCACTAGAACTAAACGTCGTTGGATCGTTATCCACATCTATAAAAGCAGTAACATAATTTCCATTATTATCATTACCATTGTAATTTCGATTAGGATTGGTAAAAGTAGTACCGTTATCATCTTCAATAACTCCAACAATATCGTTACCGGTCATAACCATGTTTCCTCTAATATTATTGAATTGAGCTCCTGGTCTTGGAGTAATAGGAACCGATTCTTGCGCACTTATATTACTTATGGTACTGATAATAAATAATATTAACAGTACAGCTTTTTTGGGGAATAGTGTTTTCATAAGCTGCTTTTTATTTGAGTTGTGTTATTCATTCTAATTCTTTTGGGGTGCTATCTATTGTATCTTTAATATATATAGATCGCCATTATATGTATTATTAACATTAGAGAACAAGCTCTGCTTTGCACTATCTAATGTGTCAAATCTATCTAAATAAACATATATATAATTATCTTTTGGATTCCTGAAAAACTTAGGCTCTAAACCTTGAGACTTCAATCTCTCCATTCCTCTTTCAAAATAATTTTCTCTTTTGAAAATGTTTGTTATTAAGTAATAACCGTTCTCAATATTATGCCCTCCTATATAGGATAAACTTTCTGTTAAAACGGTATCATCTTTTACTGTATCCTTAATTAATCTTGACTCTTGAACCAACCTTTTTAAAGATTCTACTCTACTCTTAGCGATATTTAATATCCACATATCACCAAAATACTTATTACCAATATTATTCAAATAATTCTCTGCTGCTTCCTCTTTATTAGCATAGTATTTTATAGCAACATATTGATATTGGTTTTCTGGATTTAAGATTACCTGAGAATCGTTAAAACCTAAATCTTTTAACTTATTAGTAAAACTATCAGCATAAGTTCCTCCTCTAAACACATTTCCGATCAGATAAAAACCTTCTGGATATCCTGGAATATATTTAGTTGCATATTTAGCTTCGGGTCTTGTTGCTTCAGCGAACTTTATAAATCTATTTTTAGAAGTAAGTCTCTTAGAGCTTGTAGGATCATTGTTTTTCTTAACCTCTTCAGCTTCATCACTCATACTTACTAAAGACTCTAAAAGTTTATTAAACTCTCTCTTATCTAAGTTTTTCGAGGATGTTAATAGAGAATCTCTAGATGCAATTAATTTATCAGTAATTCTACTACTATTGTCTAATTCCTTTTGTATTTCTTCTAAATCTTCACCTCCATCATTTTCAGCTTCTGCTTCTTGTCTCTGTCTCTCTTCTTCAGCCAATCTTGCTGCTTCTGCTTCTTGTCTCTGTCTCTCTTCTTCAGCCAATCTTGCTGCTTCTGCTTCCTGTCTCTGTCTCTCTTCTTCAGCCAATCTTGCAGCTTCTGCTTCCTGTCTCTGTCTCTCTTCTTCAGCCAATCTTGCTGCTTCTGCTTCTTGTCTTAATCTTTCTTCTTCAGCCAATCTTGCAGCTTCTGCTTCCTGTCTTTGTCTTTCTTCTTCAGCCAATCTTGCTGCTTCTGCTTCTTGTCTTAATCTCTCTTCTTCAGCCAATCTTGCAGCTTCTGCTTCTTGTCTCTGTCTCTCTTCTTCAGCCAATCTTGCTGCTTCTGCTTCTTGTCTTAATCTCTCTTCTTCAGCTAACCTTGCAGCTTCTGCTTCTTGTCTCTGTCTCTCTTCTTCAGCCAATCTTGCTGCTTCTGCTTCTTGTCTTAATCTCTCTTCTTCAGCCAATCTTGCAGCTTCTGCTTCTTGTCTCTGTCTCTCTTCTTCAGCCAATCTTGCAGCTTCTGCTTCCTGTCTCTGTCTCTCTTCTTCAGCCAATCTTGCAGCTTCTGCTTCCTGTCTCTGTCTCTCTTCTTCAGCCAATCTTGCAGCTTCTGCTTCTTGTCTCTGTCTCTCTTCTTCAGCCAATCTTGCTGCTTCTGCTTCTTGTCTTAATCTTTCTTCTTCAGCCAATCTTGCAGCTTCTGCTTCTTGATCTTTTTGTACAGTAACTTCTCTTTCCAGTGTTTTCTGAGACTCTTCTCTTCTTCTCTGCTCAGCCATCTCCAACTCCAATTTCTTCTGAGCAGCTAACCTTTCTTCCTCGGCCTTTTGCTCCGCTATTTCAACCTCTAATCTCTTCTGTGCAGCTAATCTTTCTTCTTCAGCTTTTTGCTCAGCCATTTCAACTTCTAGTTTCTTCTGAGCAGCTAACCTTTCTTCTTCTTCTCTAGCGGCTTGAGCTTCCGCTTGTTTTCTAGCTTCTTCAGCAGCTATTTCTTGTCTCTCAATCTCAGCAGCTTGTTCAGCAAGTTTAGTCGCTTCTTCAGCTTTTCTTCTCTCTTCGGCTTCGGCTTCGGCAGCAGCTTCTTGTTGTTCAGCTTCGGCTTCTCTAGCAGCTTCTTCAGCAGCTATTCTTGCTTCTTCTGCTTGTATTCCTGCAGCTTCTTCAGCTTTTCTTCTCTCTTCAATTTCTAATTCAAGATTTTTCTGAGCAGCTAATCTTTCTTCTTCAGCTTTTTGCTCTGACATCTCAAGCTCTAACTTCTTTTGAGCGGCTAATTCTTCTGCTTGCTTATTGAGTAATTTTACTTCTTCTTCTCTTTGTAAAGCTAATTGTCTTGCTTTTCTAGCTTCTTCTTCTTTAGCTTCTTGAATAGATCTCTCTAATCTATTCATTGTTCTTTGTGCTTGACTAAGAGAATCTCCTCCTGTTCTTTGTAATTCTCTTATTATTTTATTTTGATCTAAGATCTCTTTCTTAAGTCTTCTAATTTCGGAATCCCTCTGTAATGAACTTTTTGAAGAAATATTTCGTCTTTTACTTCTACGTTCTTCTTTAGCAAAATTAAACGCTAGTCCAAACTCGTGCGTAGCTCCGAACTCGGCAGCCGTAGCATCTCCACCAATACCTGGTTCAACAGTATAACCTATAGAAACCACTTTTGTAATGTTTGCTCCAATCCCTATAGAACCTCCATAAAAACTATTATAGCCAAGTTGTGCCCATCCGTATTTTGGTATTTCGAATAAGACATTACCTCCATATCTTAAATCCTGTTCACCTGGTTTAGAAGCGTAAACCATTCCACGTAATTCATTATCAATTCTTCTCCAGTCCAATTCTGTAGTATACATTACATGACCAGAATATTCGAAATTATCAGTTAATAATTCGCTCGCGGTAAGATTATAAGTAACTAGATTTCCTACGGATACACCAACATCGAAATTACCATAATTGAAGTTTACTCCAGGGCGTAATAAAAATACGGAGCTATTTTCGTAATTATTGATTATGTCGTCATTTACTTGTGCCTCGTCAAGATTACTTTTTAAAGCACTTTGGGAATAACTTAAATTTACCCCAAACGTAAAATTCATATCTCTATTTAATTCTATATTATATGCATAATTTAATGTAGCACCAAAAAACCTAAATATCCCTACATTCTGTTGAAACAAGCCAACACCTATCCCAGTTTTTTCCTCAAATCTAGCAGAGTAATTAAGAAAATATGTCTGAGAATTATCACTAAAACTCGCTCTAGGGTTTCGATTATATATGTTTATTGAATTTTTATTCTCTCTTACCAAGGAAAAGGTAGGGTTAAACATAAATCGATTATACTTAAGAGAATTATGTAACGGAATATCTGATGGCAATATACCTGATGTATTAGATGATCCATCTTGTGCATTCACAAGATGTGAGCAAAAAATTAATGTGGATATATAAAGTATTTTTTTAATCATAAATTATCTCATTACTGTAATTGTCCCCTTTTTAACAACTGTACTACTTCTAGAAATTATATAATAATAAATAAGTTCACTTGCTTGAGATGCAGAATCATTAGGCCAATCTGCATTATAACCTCCAGTTTTTTGGAAATCTATTTTTCCATTCGATGAGTATATAGTTACTTCTACATCATTTTCGCTAAATGAATTTGGTAAAACCCACGCATCATTTGCGACATTTCCTCCAGGTGTAATAACATTAGGGATTAATTCCGATAACGCTGCCGGTCCTCCGACCACAGCAATTTGTGTATCTGTAGTACATAAAGAAGTACTTATTCTGGCAAAATAATTTCCATCTTCTGTTACGGTTAACGTATTCGTTGTTTCGCCATCTATTAAAACTTCTTCCCCATTTTCAATTACATACCACTCATATGTGAAATTCACATTTAATGGCGCTGTCAACACAACAGACTCTCCAGGTTCTAAAACTGGAGGAGTAATATCCAATACTATATCGCTAGATAAAAAGTCAATAGGTAAATTATTAGAGACAGCATCTGGTAAACCTCCTGGTCTAAAAACAGCTCTTAATTCAAAACTTCCTCCGCTATCTGAACGACTAACATCTAACGACAAAGAAGTCTCACCAGTTGAGACTCCATCATTAAACCATTCGAAATCGAAAAAATTAAATTGTTCCGTTGTCAGTGGAACCCGATCTCCTGTCGAGGTTATTCCCACCATTTCGGTCAATGTAATTGTAATTGGATCCTGTTCACAATCAACAACTTCATCTGGCGCTATGACAATATCAAACCTTTCGGCTGATCTTATTATAGTTTCAGAAAACAACATTGTCATACATGGATCATCCGGAAATAGTGCATCAATCTCTATTCTATAATCCCCAACCCCATTTACTGGTACATCAAAAGTAATTGTTGGACCTGTTGTAATTCCTTGAATTAAAACATTTGTATCTCGTATCCATCTAAATGTACTTCCGATTGGGGCATCAGTTTCTACAGTTAAAGTTAATATCTGTGTTGGTAACAATATCAAACCTTCTGGAAGTGGAACTGTTATGCTTGAACCCTCATTAGTAACTGTTACTAAGTCGGTAGTTAGCGTACAATCATCACTTAATTCTATTCGTAAAGTATACTCTCCACCGAAATCATTATCAGGTAAAATTATATTTGGAGAAATTTCGCCATCTAGTTCTTCACCATCCTTTATCCACTGATAGTTATATGAAAAATCTATTAAGCTTGCTCTCAATTCTTTGAATTCATCAGGGCAAAATGAAAAATCATCATCCGTTACTATTGTAATATCATCAGGATTAATCAATGAAGCATCTACAGCATTCGATCTATTAAGGGGATTGAAAAAATTATTACATAATCCTAGTGGAACTCTTGCTATATATCTTCCTACTTCTGTAATTATTAAAGATGGGCTATTTTCTCCCGGAATTATCGCTCCATCCTTTAACCATTCCCATTTCAATGTATTAACATCAACATTGTTATCATTTTCATCTCTAACTTCAACAGCTATCTCTTTGGCAAATGAAGCTACATTACAAAAAATTATCTCATCTCTACCATTTAATATTATTTCTAAATTATCATCAAAAAAATGAAATGCTATTGCATCAGAGATTTCACTTGTTATATCAACCTCTGAAGCCCTTACCCGTAATCTGAAATCATCGCTATTGGCATTAGTAGGTACAGAAATATTTGTAAAATCTATATTAGAAGTAGCCGCAGTTCCATTATTTGGACCGGTAACTCTTCCTAATTCTGTTATATCCGATTGATTGGCAAAACTTCCTGTAGCATCTGAAAGTTCTAAAATAAATTCATTATTGGTTGGTAATGCATTACCAGGTGACAGTTCCGCAGTGAAATCAAAACCATTCGTCAAAGTACCACAAGCTTGAGGAGCCGAAGTAAGCGATGGCGGACCTATATTACGCTGCGCTTTGGCGACATGGATACCCATTGCCAAAACTATCATGACGATTAAGAGGTTAAGTCTTTTATTCATAGCTATCACATCAGTTAAATTTGTGTGAATATATGCAACATTAATCAAGCGATTTGGGGCGCTTGTTGATAATGTTGTTAATATAAATATTGTAAAGTCATAAAATTATGAATTAAAAATTTATATCAAACCAATTTTTCGTTTTTTTTTGTAATAATATTCTTACTCTGTTTTGAAGAGTATGATTACATCTCTAAAAACATAAAGTATTACTCGTAATTATTAATATTAAATCACTGATAATCATCAGTTTGTAATAAAAAATCATACCAAAAAAATTACCAGAAAAAACGTGTTTTTCTGTTTTTTACTTACAAAAATCAAAAATTATTTGAATGAAAAAGGGGAAAAAAAAATAATTCTTTGAGGTTGTGTGTTCATTAGAAACATCTAAAAAAGGCAGTTTTTGCCGATTAAGTGTACCATTTTTTTTGAATTATTAACCAAATTTAACGTTAATTATTACTCATAGGTCCGTCCTAAATATTACAAAAAGTACGTAGAGGAAAAAGTTATTATTTTTTTATATAAATATCATCTAAAAATGACATAATTATGATGAAAAAAACTTTTAAATATAGGGAAAATTCCCTAAAAAATTGCATAAAAAAACCCCGAAAACACTCCCGAGGTTTTTTACACTTTAAAAATCTAAATATTACTCATTAGATGTCTTTTCTCCATTAAGTTCTTCTATAATTTTATCCGTAAGATCTAACTCTTCTTTCGCATAAAACAAATTTTTCACTTCTGTTTCTCCATAGATATACGTATATCCATTTTTCTTACCATATTCTTTTATAAAACCCTCTACTTTTGAAATAATGGAGTCTATTTCAGCTTGACTACCTTGCTGAATTTCTTGCATTCTTGTTTGCTGTTCTCTTTGCAAGCCTTGTTGCTTCACCATCAATTCCTGCTCCTTCTTTTCTCTATTTGTTTGAGACATTGATTTCATAATATTTTGATATCCTTGTACCTCAATTTGAAATTGCTTTGCTTTCTCTTCTAATTCTGCACGTACTTCATTATTTTTCTTAGTCCACTTTTCTTTAGCGGTCTTCATCTCATTAAAATCAGATACTACTTTTGTATTATTTACAAAACCAGTTTTCTCAATTTGCTGATTGCAAGAAGTCAATCCTATTATCGCAATAGCAATCCATATAAAATTTCTCATTATTCTAAAATTTAGTTCTGCGCAAAAATATCAAAGTTAGATTGATGTTATACCTATAAGTACATCAAATTAATCTGATATAAGAAAAAACAATAGCAAAGGGGTTTACTATTGTAAAAATCAATAATTTTTGACTAAAAACCAACGATTTTAAGCCGTTTTTATAAAAAAGGAAAGAGTATTTCTACAAAACATTAAAAAACACCCTCAAAACTTCTTAAAAAAAGAAATCATCCGTTTTTAAGAATATAAATATGAGAAGAATATTCTTTTGATCCTTTTGCTTTAACATTAGAGAGAAAACCAATCCAAACTGCTCGAAAATAGTTCATCGCACCATTTTTATATTTCTCCGATAACAATGCAACATAAAACGAATCGAAAACCAACGGTACGATTTTCTTTAAGTTAATATTTTCTTTTGCAAAAAGCTTTTCTATTGATGTTTTAGAAAAATGCCATAAATGCCTTGGTACATCATAAGCCGCCCAAAATGATTTATAATAACCAGCGTCAAATGACTTAAAATTAGGAACCGCTATTATTATATATCCACCAGGTTTTACCAATCGTTTTAACTCTTTTACCTGAATCTCTAAATC
This genomic interval carries:
- a CDS encoding OmpH family outer membrane protein; this encodes MRNFIWIAIAIIGLTSCNQQIEKTGFVNNTKVVSDFNEMKTAKEKWTKKNNEVRAELEEKAKQFQIEVQGYQNIMKSMSQTNREKKEQELMVKQQGLQREQQTRMQEIQQGSQAEIDSIISKVEGFIKEYGKKNGYTYIYGETEVKNLFYAKEELDLTDKIIEELNGEKTSNE
- a CDS encoding gliding motility-associated C-terminal domain-containing protein; protein product: MNKRLNLLIVMIVLAMGIHVAKAQRNIGPPSLTSAPQACGTLTNGFDFTAELSPGNALPTNNEFILELSDATGSFANQSDITELGRVTGPNNGTAATSNIDFTNISVPTNANSDDFRLRVRASEVDITSEISDAIAFHFFDDNLEIILNGRDEIIFCNVASFAKEIAVEVRDENDNNVDVNTLKWEWLKDGAIIPGENSPSLIITEVGRYIARVPLGLCNNFFNPLNRSNAVDASLINPDDITIVTDDDFSFCPDEFKELRASLIDFSYNYQWIKDGEELDGEISPNIILPDNDFGGEYTLRIELSDDCTLTTDLVTVTNEGSSITVPLPEGLILLPTQILTLTVETDAPIGSTFRWIRDTNVLIQGITTGPTITFDVPVNGVGDYRIEIDALFPDDPCMTMLFSETIIRSAERFDIVIAPDEVVDCEQDPITITLTEMVGITSTGDRVPLTTEQFNFFDFEWFNDGVSTGETSLSLDVSRSDSGGSFELRAVFRPGGLPDAVSNNLPIDFLSSDIVLDITPPVLEPGESVVLTAPLNVNFTYEWYVIENGEEVLIDGETTNTLTVTEDGNYFARISTSLCTTDTQIAVVGGPAALSELIPNVITPGGNVANDAWVLPNSFSENDVEVTIYSSNGKIDFQKTGGYNADWPNDSASQASELIYYYIISRSSTVVKKGTITVMR
- a CDS encoding PorP/SprF family type IX secretion system membrane protein yields the protein MIKKILYISTLIFCSHLVNAQDGSSNTSGILPSDIPLHNSLKYNRFMFNPTFSLVRENKNSINIYNRNPRASFSDNSQTYFLNYSARFEEKTGIGVGLFQQNVGIFRFFGATLNYAYNIELNRDMNFTFGVNLSYSQSALKSNLDEAQVNDDIINNYENSSVFLLRPGVNFNYGNFDVGVSVGNLVTYNLTASELLTDNFEYSGHVMYTTELDWRRIDNELRGMVYASKPGEQDLRYGGNVLFEIPKYGWAQLGYNSFYGGSIGIGANITKVVSIGYTVEPGIGGDATAAEFGATHEFGLAFNFAKEERRSKRRNISSKSSLQRDSEIRRLKKEILDQNKIIRELQRTGGDSLSQAQRTMNRLERSIQEAKEEEARKARQLALQREEEVKLLNKQAEELAAQKKLELEMSEQKAEEERLAAQKNLELEIEERRKAEEAAGIQAEEARIAAEEAAREAEAEQQEAAAEAEAEERRKAEEATKLAEQAAEIERQEIAAEEARKQAEAQAAREEEERLAAQKKLEVEMAEQKAEEERLAAQKRLEVEIAEQKAEEERLAAQKKLELEMAEQRRREESQKTLEREVTVQKDQEAEAARLAEEERLRQEAEAARLAEEERQRQEAEAARLAEEERQRQEAEAARLAEEERQRQEAEAARLAEEERQRQEAEAARLAEEERLRQEAEAARLAEEERQRQEAEAARLAEEERLRQEAEAARLAEEERQRQEAEAARLAEEERLRQEAEAARLAEEERQRQEAEAARLAEEERLRQEAEAARLAEEERQRQEAEAARLAEEERQRQEAEAARLAEEERQRQEAEAARLAEEERQRQEAEAENDGGEDLEEIQKELDNSSRITDKLIASRDSLLTSSKNLDKREFNKLLESLVSMSDEAEEVKKNNDPTSSKRLTSKNRFIKFAEATRPEAKYATKYIPGYPEGFYLIGNVFRGGTYADSFTNKLKDLGFNDSQVILNPENQYQYVAIKYYANKEEAAENYLNNIGNKYFGDMWILNIAKSRVESLKRLVQESRLIKDTVKDDTVLTESLSYIGGHNIENGYYLITNIFKRENYFERGMERLKSQGLEPKFFRNPKDNYIYVYLDRFDTLDSAKQSLFSNVNNTYNGDLYILKIQ